A single genomic interval of Daucus carota subsp. sativus chromosome 1, DH1 v3.0, whole genome shotgun sequence harbors:
- the LOC135152936 gene encoding protein VERNALIZATION 3-like — protein sequence MPPRADPFVVGRVIGDVLDRFTRSISLSVIYNNREVINGCELRPSQIINHPRVNIGGDDLRTFYTLIMVDPDAPSPSDPSLREYLHWLVTDIPATTGAHFGHQMMFYESPRPSSGIHRFVFVLFKQLGRQTVYAPPCRQNFNTRDFAEQYNLGSPVAALYFNCQRETGSGGRRRPPN from the exons ATGCCGCCTAGAGCCGATCCTTTTGTTGTTGGTAGGGTTATAGGGGATGTTTTGGATCGATTCACCCGTTCCATTTCTCTTAGTGTGATATATAACAACAGAGAAGTGATTAACGGCTGTGAGTTGAGACCTTCTCAAATTATCAACCACCCAAGGGTTAATATTGGTGGAGATGATCTCAGAACTTTCTACACTCTT ATTATGGTGGATCCTGATGCTCCCAGTCCAAGTGATCCAAGTTTGAGAGAATACTTACACTG GTTGGTCACTGACATTCCTGCTACAACTGGAGCACATTTTG GCCATCAGATGATGTTCTACGAGAGTCCAAGACCGTCGAGTGGAATCCACAGATTCGTTTTCGTGTTGTTCAAACAACTGGGACGACAGACAGTCTACGCTCCACCATGTCGCCAGAACTTCAACACCCGAGACTTTGCAGAACAATACAATCTGGGTTCGCCGGTAGCTGCCCTCTATTTTAATTGCCAGAGAGAGACTGGTTCTGGTGGCCGAAGAAGACCACCAAATTAG